The following are from one region of the Bacteroidales bacterium genome:
- the pta gene encoding phosphate acetyltransferase, translating to MNLLETIVNKAKQQKIRIVLPEGNSERTLKAADIILREGIAELTLLGNNDEIYYLAKQWNLNLEKATIINPSTSPKFDEYVQTFLELRKEKGITYEEAKKMISDPIYYGPMMIYKGDADGEVSGAEHTTADTVRPALQIVKTAPGISVVSGGMILITKAQDLGYQGMFVFADVAITPNPTAKQLAEIAISSAQTAKSILGLDVPKVAMLSFSTKGSAKHELADKVIEAVNIAKQMRPDLQIDGELQADAALIESVGQKKSPGSTVAGHANVLVFPDLQSGNIGYKLVERLGGAQAIGPVLQGLGAPINDLSRGCSVDDIVQLVAITVNQCINK from the coding sequence ATGAATTTACTCGAAACCATTGTTAATAAAGCAAAGCAGCAAAAAATTCGCATTGTTTTACCCGAAGGTAATAGCGAAAGAACTTTAAAAGCTGCTGATATTATTTTACGTGAAGGAATTGCCGAGCTTACATTATTAGGAAACAACGATGAAATTTATTATTTGGCAAAACAATGGAATCTTAATCTTGAAAAAGCAACAATAATAAATCCATCAACAAGTCCAAAATTTGATGAATATGTACAAACTTTTTTGGAGCTTCGTAAGGAAAAAGGAATAACTTACGAAGAAGCTAAAAAAATGATTTCAGACCCAATTTATTATGGACCAATGATGATATATAAAGGCGATGCTGATGGTGAGGTAAGTGGAGCTGAGCATACTACTGCCGATACAGTACGTCCAGCATTGCAGATTGTAAAAACAGCTCCGGGCATTTCGGTCGTTTCGGGTGGTATGATTCTAATTACTAAAGCACAAGATTTAGGATATCAAGGCATGTTTGTTTTTGCCGATGTTGCTATAACCCCTAACCCAACAGCAAAACAGTTAGCCGAAATTGCTATTTCGAGTGCTCAAACTGCTAAATCGATTCTCGGACTCGATGTTCCTAAAGTTGCTATGTTATCTTTTTCAACTAAAGGTTCTGCAAAACACGAATTAGCGGATAAAGTTATTGAGGCCGTTAACATTGCGAAACAAATGCGTCCCGATTTGCAGATAGATGGCGAATTACAAGCCGATGCAGCTCTTATTGAGAGTGTGGGACAGAAAAAATCGCCTGGATCAACTGTGGCAGGACACGCCAATGTGTTAGTATTCCCCGATTTGCAAAGTGGAAATATTGGATACAAACTTGTAGAACGTTTAGGAGGTGCTCAAGCTATTGGTCCTGTTTTACAGGGTTTAGGAGCCCCTATCAACGACCTTTCAAGAGGTTGTTCGGTTGATGATATCGTTCAATTAGTAGCCATAACTGTTAATCAATGTATAAATAAATAA